The proteins below are encoded in one region of Flavobacterium nackdongense:
- a CDS encoding 3-hydroxyacyl-ACP dehydratase FabZ family protein — protein sequence MEKQEIISKLPYSKPFLFVDDLLHIDENGVVGTYTFDENLDFYKGHFKDNPVTPGVILTEVMAQIGLVCLGMYLMNDTFNSSTAIALTSTEIEFLKPVFPNEKVTVISEKLYFRFGKLKCKVMMKNEKEEVVCSGTMAGIMV from the coding sequence ATGGAAAAACAAGAAATCATATCAAAATTACCCTATTCCAAACCCTTTTTGTTTGTGGATGACTTACTGCATATTGATGAAAATGGAGTAGTGGGAACCTATACTTTTGATGAAAATCTGGATTTTTACAAAGGACATTTTAAAGACAATCCCGTAACACCGGGAGTAATTCTAACTGAGGTTATGGCGCAAATTGGTTTGGTTTGTTTGGGAATGTATTTAATGAATGATACATTTAATTCAAGCACTGCAATTGCTTTAACATCAACTGAAATTGAGTTTTTAAAACCTGTTTTTCCAAACGAAAAAGTAACCGTGATTTCAGAGAAACTTTATTTTAGATTTGGTAAATTGAAATGCAAGGTGATGATGAAAAATGAAAAAGAGGAAGTAGTTTGTAGTGGAACAATGGCAGGAATAATGGTTTAA
- a CDS encoding acyl carrier protein translates to MDKKETIEKLKIIIKPYIKNQEAFDNLSESTDFIGDLQINSANLVDVILDIEEEFDIVIDNQSMERMLDVKSALEIIETKLSEK, encoded by the coding sequence ATGGACAAAAAAGAAACTATTGAGAAGTTAAAAATTATCATCAAGCCGTACATCAAAAACCAGGAAGCTTTTGACAATCTCTCCGAAAGTACTGATTTTATTGGTGATTTGCAAATCAATTCGGCCAATTTAGTCGATGTAATTTTAGATATTGAAGAGGAATTTGATATCGTTATCGACAATCAATCTATGGAACGAATGCTAGACGTAAAATCTGCTTTGGAAATTATTGAAACCAAATTATCGGAAAAATGA
- a CDS encoding DUF2911 domain-containing protein — MKLQKNIQLIVIALLVSVMTNAQNKPASPAAVATGKINGATITINYSSPSVKGRVIWGELVPFNKIWRAGANAATTIETDKELMIEGAKLPAGKYSFFVIPSEKECVLIFNKVAKMSGTSNYDEKQDQLRVTVKQKASSSTTESLVYTINDKSIVLSWEKWNIPFGVK, encoded by the coding sequence ATGAAATTACAAAAGAATATCCAACTGATAGTCATTGCGTTATTGGTTTCTGTAATGACAAATGCTCAGAACAAACCAGCCAGTCCAGCTGCTGTGGCAACTGGTAAAATTAATGGGGCCACCATAACCATAAATTATAGCAGCCCATCTGTAAAAGGTAGAGTAATATGGGGAGAATTGGTTCCGTTTAACAAAATTTGGAGAGCCGGTGCCAATGCTGCAACTACTATAGAAACAGACAAAGAACTAATGATTGAGGGAGCAAAATTACCTGCAGGTAAATATTCGTTTTTTGTGATTCCTAGCGAAAAAGAATGTGTGCTCATCTTCAATAAAGTAGCTAAAATGTCTGGAACAAGTAATTATGACGAAAAACAAGATCAGTTGCGTGTCACCGTAAAACAAAAAGCTTCAAGTTCGACTACTGAAAGTTTAGTATATACGATCAATGACAAATCGATTGTTTTGAGTTGGGAAAAATGGAATATTCCGTTTGGTGTAAAATAA
- a CDS encoding 3'-5' exonuclease, whose translation MLDWLKNINKEYPEFWKTYLSKFEKKSNRFVVLSTETTGLSLEKDVIVSIGSFSIINNSIVIGDSFETVIAQYKFFHENGISNEFTIETKMKKMGEADATQALIEFVGNSILVGHHIDFDVEMLNMALERMGCGRLKNEALDIDVMHRKLLDINNKQFSLEELCDIYKIPKSDRNSSSEDAYKIALLFLKLKSRLKLN comes from the coding sequence ATGCTAGACTGGTTAAAAAATATCAATAAAGAATATCCGGAGTTTTGGAAAACCTATCTGTCTAAATTTGAAAAAAAATCGAATCGATTCGTTGTTTTATCCACTGAAACAACGGGTTTGAGTTTAGAAAAAGATGTGATTGTTTCCATTGGGTCTTTTTCGATAATCAACAACAGCATCGTCATTGGGGATAGTTTTGAAACCGTGATTGCGCAATACAAATTCTTTCACGAAAACGGCATATCGAACGAATTTACGATTGAAACTAAAATGAAAAAAATGGGCGAAGCCGATGCAACTCAAGCTCTTATTGAGTTTGTTGGAAACTCCATTTTAGTCGGACATCATATCGATTTTGATGTCGAGATGCTCAACATGGCTTTAGAGCGTATGGGCTGCGGAAGATTAAAAAACGAGGCTTTAGACATTGACGTGATGCACAGAAAATTATTGGATATCAATAACAAACAATTTTCATTAGAAGAATTATGCGATATTTATAAAATACCCAAAAGTGATCGAAATTCCTCTTCTGAAGATGCGTACAAAATTGCTTTACTTTTTCTGAAATTAAAATCGAGATTGAAATTGAATTAA
- a CDS encoding NAD(P)/FAD-dependent oxidoreductase — MKIVIIGGGFAGINLAQELLNSKNIEVTLVDKNNYNFFSPLIYQVATAFLEPSSISYPFRKFFAGKKNLKFRLGELQKVIPSENKIVLNNGVLEYDYLVFATGAETSYFGMENVRKNAIPMKTLNDAIEMRNALLKNLEKAAICTNNAKRESLLTIVVVGGGPTGVEVSGMLAEMKRNIIAKEYPEFARSVGRIYLVDGGDALLAPMSKDSQRHTFEAVTKLGVTVQLNSQVVDYDGETVYFANGKSIRTKNLIWAAGITAKVFDGIPAESYGRGKRIITDKFNKVQSTNNIFAIGDTCIELSDPDFPNGHPQVAQVAIQQGLNLAENFKLMQRGKSLQPFKYNDKGSMAIIGKMKAVVDLPKPKLHFNGSFAWLIWLFIHLISLITYRNRFQTLYNWMVAYLSKDQALRMLIRPDKRAKQLES, encoded by the coding sequence ATGAAAATAGTCATAATAGGTGGAGGTTTTGCTGGAATTAATTTAGCGCAAGAACTTTTAAATTCTAAAAACATTGAAGTCACTCTTGTAGATAAAAACAATTATAATTTTTTTTCACCATTAATCTATCAGGTGGCTACAGCCTTTTTAGAGCCATCAAGTATCAGTTATCCCTTTAGAAAGTTTTTTGCCGGTAAAAAGAATTTAAAATTTCGATTAGGCGAATTGCAAAAAGTTATACCGAGCGAAAATAAAATAGTACTCAATAATGGTGTATTAGAATATGATTATTTAGTTTTCGCCACCGGTGCAGAAACTAGCTACTTCGGTATGGAAAATGTCAGAAAAAATGCCATTCCAATGAAAACGCTTAACGATGCAATTGAAATGCGCAACGCTTTATTAAAAAACTTAGAAAAAGCGGCAATTTGCACAAATAACGCCAAAAGGGAATCTTTGTTAACTATCGTTGTGGTAGGTGGAGGTCCAACAGGAGTGGAAGTTTCAGGAATGTTGGCCGAAATGAAAAGGAATATCATAGCAAAAGAGTATCCCGAATTTGCGCGATCAGTCGGACGTATCTATTTGGTAGATGGTGGCGATGCCTTATTGGCACCGATGAGCAAGGATTCGCAACGGCATACTTTCGAAGCTGTGACGAAATTAGGCGTAACTGTGCAGTTAAACTCACAAGTAGTTGATTATGATGGGGAAACGGTTTATTTTGCCAATGGAAAATCAATACGAACAAAAAATTTAATTTGGGCTGCAGGTATAACGGCGAAAGTTTTTGATGGAATTCCGGCAGAAAGTTATGGTCGTGGTAAAAGAATTATAACTGATAAATTCAATAAAGTACAGTCAACAAACAATATTTTTGCTATCGGTGATACGTGTATCGAATTGAGTGATCCTGATTTCCCAAACGGTCATCCGCAAGTAGCTCAAGTTGCTATACAACAAGGATTGAATTTAGCCGAAAACTTTAAATTAATGCAACGTGGAAAATCGCTACAACCTTTCAAATATAACGATAAAGGGTCGATGGCGATTATTGGAAAAATGAAGGCAGTGGTGGACTTACCAAAACCAAAATTACATTTTAATGGTTCTTTCGCTTGGTTGATTTGGTTGTTTATTCATTTGATTTCTTTAATTACATACCGCAATAGATTTCAAACGTTATACAATTGGATGGTGGCTTATTTATCGAAAGATCAAGCGTTGCGAATGTTGATTCGGCCTGATAAAAGAGCAAAGCAACTGGAATCCTAA
- a CDS encoding type III polyketide synthase: MSVKIKCVSKQLPKYSRTTEEIIPFLDAWLVGQDSRFVRKVKKIFEAAAVDKRYSIMDPIEVFTNTSFEERNDIYVREVIDLGTKVLEKALKKSHWKPTDLDFIITVSCTGIMIPSLDAYLINKLNLRQDIVRLPVTEMGCAAGISGIIYAKNFLKANPGKRAAVIAVESPTATFQLDDFSMANMVSAAIFGDGAACVLLSSHNDDEGPEILDEEMYHFYEAEHLMGFKLTNSGLKMVLDIEVPETIASHFSDIIQPFLEKNKLNMEDLDHLIFHPGGKKIVQTVESLFSELGKNIDDTKEVLRLYGNMSSATVLYVLERIMDAKPKTGSKGLMLSFGPGFSAQKVLVQF; this comes from the coding sequence ATGAGTGTAAAAATCAAATGTGTTTCTAAACAATTACCCAAGTATTCTAGAACAACGGAAGAAATTATTCCTTTTTTAGATGCTTGGCTGGTTGGGCAAGATAGTCGATTCGTCCGAAAAGTAAAGAAGATTTTTGAAGCTGCTGCAGTCGATAAGCGCTACTCGATTATGGATCCTATTGAAGTTTTTACCAACACTTCTTTTGAGGAAAGAAACGATATTTACGTTCGTGAAGTGATCGATTTAGGGACGAAAGTTTTGGAAAAAGCACTAAAAAAATCCCATTGGAAACCGACAGATTTAGATTTTATAATCACTGTGAGTTGTACAGGAATTATGATCCCGTCTTTGGATGCCTATTTGATTAATAAATTGAATTTGCGTCAAGACATCGTTCGGCTTCCGGTGACTGAAATGGGTTGCGCCGCGGGAATTTCAGGAATTATTTATGCAAAAAACTTCTTGAAAGCGAATCCTGGCAAACGTGCCGCAGTAATCGCGGTCGAAAGCCCGACGGCAACCTTTCAATTGGATGATTTTTCGATGGCGAATATGGTCAGTGCCGCTATTTTTGGTGACGGTGCAGCTTGTGTTTTGCTTTCATCCCATAATGACGATGAAGGTCCTGAAATTTTGGATGAAGAAATGTATCATTTCTATGAAGCCGAACATCTAATGGGTTTCAAACTCACTAATTCAGGTTTGAAAATGGTACTTGATATAGAAGTTCCAGAAACAATTGCCTCACATTTCTCGGATATTATCCAGCCATTTTTAGAGAAAAACAAGCTAAATATGGAAGATTTAGACCATTTAATTTTTCATCCCGGCGGCAAAAAAATTGTGCAAACAGTGGAAAGTTTATTTTCTGAATTAGGAAAAAATATCGACGATACAAAGGAAGTATTGCGATTGTACGGCAATATGTCAAGCGCTACGGTTTTGTATGTTTTAGAACGAATTATGGATGCGAAACCAAAGACAGGATCAAAGGGATTGATGTTGAGTTTTGGACCAGGGTTTTCGGCTCAAAAGGTTTTAGTGCAATTTTAA
- a CDS encoding NAD(P)/FAD-dependent oxidoreductase: MKTIVDAVVIGGGLAGLTSAIHLSKSGYTVILIEKNEYPKHKVCGEYISNEILPYFQWLGVDIYSLNPSKISKIEFSTLNGKTIFGKLPLGGFGVSRYNLDYYLYQKAIENGCQILHESVENIQFKEDVFTIITSNTLEFRSKIVLGAFGKRSNLDLKLNRNFIQKKAPWLAVKAHYSGDFSDDLVGLHNFEGGYCGVSKVENNTVNICYLVDYKSFKKYKNIEEFQSNVLHKNPHLKTIFENCALLFEKPLTISQVSFEKKVAVENHILMIGDTAGLIHPLCGNGMAMAIHSAKIAAELVIDFMEHKIINRKKLEEKYTQEWNTHFKSRLTMGRFLSKILQSEKLTIFLMHFLTIFPSLLPKIIKKTHGKPIPLQ, translated from the coding sequence ATGAAAACAATTGTCGATGCCGTAGTTATAGGAGGAGGGCTTGCGGGCCTTACTAGTGCCATACATTTGTCAAAGTCAGGCTATACAGTAATCTTGATTGAAAAAAATGAATATCCAAAACATAAAGTTTGCGGGGAATACATTTCCAATGAAATTTTACCGTATTTCCAATGGTTGGGCGTTGATATTTACAGCTTAAATCCATCTAAAATTTCTAAAATCGAATTTTCTACCCTTAACGGTAAAACAATTTTTGGAAAGCTACCACTTGGCGGCTTTGGAGTTAGCCGGTACAACTTAGATTACTATTTATATCAAAAAGCCATTGAAAACGGTTGTCAAATCCTACACGAAAGCGTTGAAAACATTCAATTTAAAGAAGACGTGTTCACCATTATAACCAGTAATACTTTGGAATTCAGGTCCAAAATTGTGCTCGGAGCTTTTGGCAAACGGTCTAATTTGGATCTAAAACTAAATCGAAATTTCATTCAAAAAAAAGCACCTTGGTTGGCGGTAAAAGCCCATTATTCTGGAGATTTTTCAGATGATTTAGTCGGATTACATAATTTTGAAGGTGGCTATTGTGGCGTTTCAAAAGTAGAAAACAATACCGTAAACATTTGCTATCTAGTCGATTATAAAAGCTTTAAGAAATACAAGAATATTGAAGAATTCCAATCCAATGTACTGCACAAAAATCCGCATTTGAAAACTATTTTCGAAAACTGTGCGCTCCTTTTTGAAAAACCATTGACGATCAGCCAAGTCTCTTTCGAGAAAAAAGTGGCAGTCGAAAATCATATTTTGATGATTGGTGACACCGCCGGATTAATTCATCCTTTGTGTGGCAACGGAATGGCGATGGCTATTCATAGTGCTAAGATCGCTGCTGAATTGGTTATCGATTTTATGGAACATAAAATTATTAATCGAAAAAAATTAGAAGAAAAATACACACAAGAATGGAATACCCATTTCAAAAGTAGACTCACGATGGGGCGTTTTTTGTCTAAAATTTTACAATCAGAAAAATTAACGATATTTCTGATGCATTTTTTGACTATATTTCCATCATTATTGCCCAAAATTATAAAAAAGACTCACGGCAAGCCTATTCCATTGCAATAA
- a CDS encoding 4'-phosphopantetheinyl transferase family protein yields MIGNDIVDLVLAQKESHWQRKGFLDKIFTQDEQLLILNSTKPELMVWNLWSRKEAAYKIYNRNTQIRGYIPLQFECFDLELNDAVNYGKVVIQDFVYYTKTVVSDEHINTIAVENKDYLERIKFLKNRKNIRKINGIPAYFEVNEWSSTPVSISHHGRFEQIITI; encoded by the coding sequence ATGATTGGAAACGACATCGTCGATTTGGTTTTGGCACAAAAAGAAAGCCATTGGCAACGGAAGGGATTTTTGGATAAAATCTTTACTCAAGACGAGCAGCTTTTGATTTTGAATTCCACGAAACCGGAGCTAATGGTTTGGAATTTGTGGAGTAGGAAGGAAGCGGCTTATAAAATTTACAATCGAAATACGCAGATTCGAGGCTATATTCCTTTGCAATTTGAATGCTTTGATTTGGAATTGAACGATGCCGTAAATTATGGAAAGGTGGTGATCCAAGATTTTGTTTATTATACCAAAACGGTTGTTTCAGATGAGCACATCAACACGATAGCCGTTGAAAACAAAGACTATTTGGAACGAATTAAATTTTTAAAAAACAGAAAAAATATTCGAAAAATAAATGGGATTCCAGCCTATTTTGAAGTGAATGAGTGGTCGTCAACTCCCGTATCTATAAGTCATCACGGAAGATTTGAGCAAATTATTACCATTTAA
- a CDS encoding methyltransferase domain-containing protein, producing the protein MSIHTKYRSNEPELMDDFAMQGEILREALDKIAKINQLLGGNQLTLNGVQKLIQKSPKATPITIVDVGCGNGDMLRRLADYGLENQLHFNLIGIDANDFTINHAQQLSEEYSNIRYRCEDIFDKAFADLKYDIVLCTLTLHHFKEDEILKLMTLLNTNSRIGIVINDLHRSALAYRLFQVLCFVFRLNSMSRADGLVSILRGFKKEDLVRFSKKLNLTHYKIQWKWAFRYQWIIEKVGS; encoded by the coding sequence ATGTCAATACATACCAAATATAGGTCAAACGAGCCGGAATTGATGGATGATTTTGCAATGCAAGGCGAAATTTTGCGGGAGGCTTTGGATAAAATTGCCAAAATTAACCAACTCTTAGGTGGAAACCAGTTGACCTTAAATGGGGTTCAGAAATTAATTCAAAAAAGTCCAAAGGCAACTCCAATTACAATTGTGGATGTGGGTTGTGGCAATGGCGATATGTTGCGAAGGTTGGCAGATTATGGTTTAGAAAATCAATTGCATTTTAACCTAATCGGAATTGATGCGAACGATTTTACCATAAATCACGCCCAACAGTTATCGGAGGAATACTCCAATATAAGGTATCGATGTGAAGATATTTTTGATAAAGCTTTTGCAGATTTAAAATACGATATTGTGCTATGCACCTTAACGTTACATCATTTTAAAGAAGATGAAATTTTAAAATTAATGACTCTTCTTAATACCAATTCTAGGATTGGCATTGTTATTAATGATTTGCATAGAAGTGCTTTGGCCTACCGATTATTTCAGGTTTTGTGTTTTGTTTTTAGACTCAATTCCATGTCGAGAGCAGATGGATTAGTTTCCATTTTAAGAGGTTTCAAGAAAGAAGATTTGGTTCGTTTTTCAAAAAAATTAAATCTAACACATTATAAAATCCAATGGAAATGGGCTTTTCGTTACCAATGGATCATTGAGAAGGTGGGAAGTTAG
- a CDS encoding DUF294 nucleotidyltransferase-like domain-containing protein yields the protein MNTIAEHIADFLKKYPPFDNLTFQELSEIATSIRVINLEKHKILFQINDVLHDSFYVVASGVVNLSVIADAEETLLNKCYEGDIFGLRPFFAKNNYQMTAKAREESIIYAIPIATFRPFVANNSEVLDFLLHSFASNTSNPADKENSSGKLLSDNVYFADQQSEIQYFQSLSYNVAPLTGTENTTVQEAAQQMTNSLSTSVLVCQNSLPIGIVTNTDMCSKIATGRFPINTTLDKIMSSPVVTVVENVSLAEAQLLMLKYNVTHLCVTQDGTDKSVVKGVISEHDLIVAQASNPGVLIKEIKRSQTPKDLKSIRERLTELVQKAIQKNIPISRVNILASEINLALIKRAVELSILDLGSPPARYAWLSIGSQGRREQLLTTDQDSMLIFEDVTAEKYRDVKDYFLKLGKRTTAILEKAGYEYCPFGHMASNMLWCKSLTDWTNQYQSWMNTPGENSNQLSSIFFDFEIVIGEKKIEEAIENVIFNNIKNNTLLFDFLGNEALRKNSPLTFFKKFHVEEKGPNKDKFDIKTRALMPLIDGARLFSLSHNMRGITSTYLRFKQLAIVDPRNSEIYINCSKAFIILSKFRTLEGLKNDSSGQYINLMELSKAEKEVLKNAFEPMEALEDLIKDKFQLTQFS from the coding sequence ATGAACACAATTGCTGAACATATTGCAGATTTTCTCAAGAAATATCCGCCTTTCGATAATTTAACTTTTCAAGAATTATCTGAAATCGCAACAAGTATTCGAGTAATAAATCTTGAGAAACACAAAATATTATTTCAAATCAACGATGTTTTACACGATAGTTTTTATGTTGTGGCCTCAGGTGTGGTCAATCTTTCTGTTATAGCCGATGCAGAGGAAACCTTATTGAATAAATGTTATGAAGGTGATATTTTTGGTTTACGGCCGTTTTTTGCCAAAAACAATTATCAAATGACAGCAAAAGCGCGTGAAGAAAGCATTATTTACGCTATTCCTATTGCTACATTCCGCCCTTTTGTAGCCAATAATTCTGAGGTTCTGGACTTTCTTTTACATAGTTTTGCTTCCAATACCAGTAATCCTGCGGACAAAGAAAATAGTAGCGGAAAATTGCTTTCAGACAATGTCTATTTTGCCGACCAACAATCTGAAATACAATACTTTCAATCCTTATCCTATAATGTAGCGCCCCTGACTGGGACCGAAAATACAACAGTGCAAGAAGCGGCGCAACAAATGACCAACTCCCTCTCGACTAGCGTGCTCGTTTGCCAAAATAGTTTGCCTATTGGGATTGTGACCAACACCGATATGTGTTCAAAAATTGCAACGGGTCGTTTCCCGATAAATACTACCTTAGATAAGATTATGTCTTCTCCGGTGGTTACTGTGGTAGAAAATGTTTCATTGGCAGAAGCTCAGTTATTGATGCTCAAGTACAATGTTACTCACTTGTGTGTTACCCAAGACGGCACTGACAAATCAGTTGTTAAAGGTGTCATTTCTGAACACGATTTAATTGTGGCTCAAGCCAGCAACCCCGGCGTTTTAATCAAAGAAATCAAACGCTCCCAAACACCGAAAGATTTAAAATCTATTCGAGAACGGTTGACTGAGTTGGTACAAAAAGCCATCCAAAAAAACATACCGATTTCGAGAGTAAATATCCTAGCAAGCGAAATCAATTTAGCGCTTATCAAACGAGCTGTCGAATTGTCTATTTTAGATTTAGGCTCTCCTCCTGCCCGTTATGCTTGGTTAAGTATAGGCAGTCAAGGTCGTAGAGAACAATTGCTGACCACAGATCAGGATAGTATGTTGATTTTTGAAGACGTAACGGCCGAAAAATATAGAGATGTAAAAGATTATTTTTTAAAATTAGGAAAACGAACCACTGCAATTCTTGAAAAAGCAGGATATGAATATTGTCCTTTCGGACATATGGCGAGCAATATGCTGTGGTGTAAGTCACTGACAGACTGGACCAATCAGTATCAAAGCTGGATGAATACTCCGGGTGAAAACAGCAATCAATTGAGTAGTATTTTCTTTGATTTTGAAATTGTTATCGGAGAGAAAAAAATTGAGGAAGCGATCGAAAATGTGATTTTCAATAATATTAAAAACAATACCTTATTGTTTGATTTCCTTGGTAATGAAGCCCTTCGAAAAAATTCACCTTTGACTTTTTTCAAGAAATTTCACGTCGAGGAAAAAGGCCCAAATAAAGACAAATTTGATATTAAAACCCGAGCTTTGATGCCTCTAATTGATGGAGCTCGACTGTTTAGTTTAAGTCATAATATGCGGGGTATCACCAGTACATACCTGCGCTTCAAGCAATTAGCAATTGTAGATCCGAGAAATTCAGAGATTTATATCAATTGTTCAAAAGCTTTTATCATTTTATCTAAATTTAGGACTTTGGAAGGTTTAAAAAATGACAGTTCTGGTCAATACATCAATTTGATGGAACTTTCCAAAGCTGAAAAAGAAGTTTTGAAAAATGCTTTTGAACCGATGGAAGCACTAGAAGATTTAATAAAAGATAAATTTCAACTGACGCAATTTTCATAA
- a CDS encoding beta-ketoacyl-[acyl-carrier-protein] synthase family protein has protein sequence MNKRVVITGLGIVAPNGVGLDAFTNAIKNGISGIRHDAELERLQFSCQIAGKPIISTELSLNYFTELELRNFNSAGILYGVIAGIDAWKDAGLPTEINAEPDWETGTIFGTGTSGIDKFRESIYKIDDFQTRRLGSTAVAQTMNSGVSAYLGGKLGLGNQVTTNSSACTTGTESILMAFDRIKSGQAKRILAGSTSDSGPYIWGGFDAMKVCTFKHNETPEQGSRPMSATASGFVPSSGAGALVLEDLETALARGAKIYAEVLGGNLNSGGQRGEGTMTAPNSVAVQKCIQKAIENAGIRPDEIDAINGHLTATSKDSLEIQNWSEALGRSGVDFPYINSLKSMVGHCLSGAGSVESVASILQLQQGFVFPNINCEDLHPEITARIDANRIPQKMIEMELKVIAKASFGFGDVNACVLFKKYN, from the coding sequence ATGAATAAACGTGTAGTAATTACGGGTCTTGGTATCGTTGCTCCCAATGGGGTTGGACTTGATGCGTTTACAAATGCCATAAAAAATGGAATTTCAGGAATTAGGCACGATGCCGAATTGGAACGGTTGCAATTTTCGTGTCAGATTGCGGGGAAACCAATAATATCAACCGAATTATCGCTGAATTATTTTACCGAATTAGAACTTCGAAACTTTAATTCAGCAGGGATTTTGTACGGCGTAATTGCAGGAATTGATGCTTGGAAAGATGCCGGCTTACCCACAGAAATCAATGCCGAACCTGATTGGGAAACTGGAACTATTTTTGGCACAGGAACTTCAGGAATTGACAAATTCAGAGAAAGCATTTATAAAATTGATGATTTTCAAACCCGAAGATTAGGAAGCACAGCCGTAGCACAGACTATGAATAGCGGTGTGAGCGCTTATTTAGGAGGAAAATTAGGTTTAGGCAATCAAGTAACAACCAACTCTTCAGCTTGTACCACAGGCACCGAAAGTATTTTAATGGCATTCGACCGTATCAAATCTGGTCAAGCAAAACGTATTTTGGCAGGCAGTACAAGCGATTCAGGACCTTATATTTGGGGAGGTTTTGATGCTATGAAAGTCTGTACTTTCAAACACAATGAAACCCCTGAACAGGGCTCACGACCTATGTCGGCAACCGCTTCGGGTTTTGTTCCCAGCAGTGGTGCTGGGGCTTTGGTGTTAGAAGATTTAGAAACTGCTTTAGCCCGAGGAGCGAAAATTTATGCCGAAGTTTTGGGAGGAAACCTTAATTCTGGTGGACAAAGAGGGGAAGGCACGATGACGGCGCCAAATTCGGTTGCGGTGCAAAAATGCATCCAAAAGGCTATTGAAAATGCTGGAATTCGTCCCGATGAAATTGATGCTATCAACGGGCATTTGACCGCAACATCCAAAGATAGTTTAGAAATTCAGAATTGGAGTGAAGCCTTGGGTAGGAGTGGAGTCGATTTTCCTTATATCAATTCGCTAAAATCAATGGTTGGACATTGTTTGTCGGGTGCTGGAAGTGTCGAAAGCGTCGCATCGATTTTGCAATTGCAGCAGGGATTTGTTTTTCCGAATATCAACTGCGAAGATTTGCATCCTGAAATTACCGCTAGAATCGATGCCAATAGAATTCCTCAAAAAATGATTGAAATGGAATTGAAGGTTATTGCTAAGGCTAGTTTTGGTTTTGGTGATGTTAATGCTTGCGTACTATTTAAAAAATACAATTAG